Proteins encoded within one genomic window of Thiothrix litoralis:
- a CDS encoding DUF1800 domain-containing protein, giving the protein MGLLVFKDAVHLVSRTGLGAEWDAIKQLEGRSREDAINLVLHSAASGLQPAPRMTPWLKLEPMRLNDMKTRNSAWSISQREGKLLQAWWVKQMLATRTPFIERMTLFWHNHFTSSIQKTLQPSLLYQQNLLLRRHAGGNFAELLRAMARDPAMLVYLDGYQNTKDQPNENFARELLELFTIGRGQYRESDVKAAAKAFTGWGVDNNTGKFIIRPEEHASGQVTFLGKTGSFTGDDIIKILLAHPRTAERLTEKFWLEFVSNRPDPALVSVWAQQLRKSNYDIQSLMHTLLASEPFWAVQNRGTLVKSPVELVIGTLRTLPYPRESTEDLLNLCRLLGQELFDPPNVKGWVGGEHWINTQTLLVRNAYLSKLSRGDLNDKSAAGVKLPNASEEQLVEWLLPVKPLQPLPTTPGARRLVRSLLLDPAFQVS; this is encoded by the coding sequence ATGGGATTACTTGTTTTTAAGGATGCAGTACACCTCGTATCACGTACCGGTTTAGGTGCGGAATGGGATGCGATCAAACAACTGGAAGGCCGTAGCCGAGAGGATGCGATCAACTTGGTGCTGCATTCTGCTGCGTCCGGTTTGCAGCCTGCGCCACGCATGACGCCGTGGTTAAAGCTGGAACCGATGCGTTTGAATGACATGAAAACCCGCAACTCGGCCTGGTCAATTTCACAACGTGAGGGCAAGCTTCTGCAAGCGTGGTGGGTTAAACAAATGCTTGCCACCCGCACGCCGTTCATTGAACGTATGACTTTGTTTTGGCACAACCATTTTACTTCCTCCATCCAGAAAACCCTGCAACCCAGTTTGCTTTACCAACAAAATCTGCTGTTGCGCCGCCATGCGGGGGGGAATTTTGCTGAATTGCTGCGGGCAATGGCGCGTGACCCGGCCATGTTAGTGTATCTGGATGGCTATCAGAATACCAAAGACCAACCCAATGAAAATTTCGCCCGTGAGTTGCTGGAGCTGTTTACCATCGGGCGCGGGCAGTATCGCGAATCTGATGTAAAAGCCGCTGCCAAAGCCTTTACGGGGTGGGGCGTGGATAACAATACTGGCAAGTTCATTATCCGCCCAGAGGAACACGCGTCCGGTCAGGTCACCTTTCTGGGGAAAACGGGCAGTTTTACGGGTGATGACATCATCAAAATCTTGCTGGCACATCCGCGCACTGCCGAACGTCTTACCGAAAAGTTTTGGCTGGAATTCGTCAGCAATCGCCCTGATCCGGCTTTGGTTAGTGTTTGGGCGCAGCAACTGCGGAAATCCAATTATGACATCCAGAGTCTCATGCATACGCTACTCGCCAGCGAGCCTTTCTGGGCGGTACAAAATCGTGGGACGCTGGTGAAATCGCCCGTGGAGCTGGTGATCGGTACGCTACGGACGTTGCCATACCCGCGTGAATCCACTGAGGATTTGCTGAACTTGTGCCGCCTGTTGGGGCAGGAGTTATTTGACCCACCTAACGTCAAAGGCTGGGTCGGTGGTGAACACTGGATCAATACCCAAACCTTACTGGTACGTAATGCCTACCTTTCCAAATTGTCACGCGGCGATTTGAATGATAAAAGTGCAGCAGGCGTGAAATTACCCAATGCTTCCGAGGAGCAATTGGTGGAATGGTTACTGCCTGTCAAACCCTTGCAGCCCTTGCCCACCACGCCCGGTGCGCGGCGCTTAGTGCGCTCCTTGCTGCTTGACCCTGCCTTTCAGGTATCCTAA
- a CDS encoding recombination-associated protein RdgC, with protein sequence MWFKNLYLLRLSSDFTLTPEELHEALESKPFLGCGNELREASGWVSPFGRNSEQLVHAANGCLLLTLAHQEKLLPASVIREELDALVAEIEEKDARKVGKREKQDLRDEIEFELLPKAFTRTKKMDAWIDVPNGWMIINSSSNTQGERLTHLLRSTIGSLPVTPPKTDMSPAVMMTQWLADDHTLPAPFALGEECELKGQGEENSVAVFKRHELNAEVVQANLAAGKTVSKLALVWDNKISFMLTDELGIRRVRFLDVLEENLKDADPQSHAEKLDIEFTLMTGEVNKLLTDLLRCFIAEPEEALP encoded by the coding sequence ATGTGGTTCAAGAATCTCTACCTGCTGCGTTTGAGCAGTGATTTCACCCTTACCCCTGAAGAACTGCACGAAGCCCTTGAAAGCAAACCCTTTCTGGGCTGCGGCAATGAGCTGCGCGAAGCCAGCGGCTGGGTTTCCCCGTTTGGACGCAACAGCGAACAACTGGTTCACGCTGCCAATGGCTGCTTATTATTGACCTTGGCGCATCAGGAAAAGCTGTTGCCTGCCTCGGTTATCCGCGAAGAGCTGGATGCGCTGGTGGCTGAAATCGAAGAAAAAGACGCCCGTAAGGTGGGTAAGCGCGAAAAGCAGGATTTGCGTGACGAGATCGAATTTGAGTTGTTACCCAAAGCCTTCACCCGCACCAAAAAAATGGATGCTTGGATCGACGTGCCCAACGGTTGGATGATCATCAATAGCTCCTCCAACACTCAAGGCGAACGCCTGACGCATTTATTGCGCAGCACCATCGGTAGTTTGCCAGTGACACCGCCTAAAACGGATATGTCCCCGGCCGTGATGATGACACAATGGTTGGCGGATGATCATACCTTGCCTGCGCCGTTTGCTTTGGGTGAAGAGTGCGAGCTGAAAGGCCAAGGCGAAGAAAACAGTGTTGCGGTATTCAAGCGCCATGAGCTGAATGCCGAGGTGGTGCAAGCCAACCTTGCAGCGGGCAAGACAGTCTCCAAGCTAGCATTGGTGTGGGATAACAAAATCAGCTTCATGCTGACCGACGAGTTGGGCATCCGCCGGGTGCGTTTCCTCGATGTGCTGGAAGAAAACCTCAAGGATGCTGATCCGCAATCACACGCGGAAAAGCTCGACATCGAATTCACCCTGATGACAGGGGAGGTCAACAAACTGTTGACCGACCTGCTGCGCTGCTTTATTGCTGAGCCTGAGGAAGCGCTTCCTTAA
- a CDS encoding ATPase: MRLNVEQYRHWEHKKVTLLGMSGVGKTHISSLLRDHDWFHYSGDYRIGTRYLDEDIMDLIKEQAMKVPFLRELLRNDWIYIRNNIRVDDLGPVLSFVGKLGNPELGGVPLDDFIQRQAQYREAEIAAMRDVPEFIRKAQTIYGYSHFVNDAGGSLCELEEPSVFEVLAEQTLILYIKVTTKDEEQKLIDRARSDPKPLYYRPNFLREHLAVYLQETGLQYAAEMVPDDFTRWVFPRLFHSRLPRYEAIARDYGYTVTSEEAAQVRSEDDFNALIEMAIARHT, translated from the coding sequence GTGCGTCTGAACGTAGAACAATACCGTCACTGGGAACACAAAAAAGTGACTTTGCTGGGCATGTCCGGCGTCGGGAAAACCCATATTTCCAGCCTGTTGCGCGACCATGACTGGTTCCATTATTCCGGCGATTACCGCATCGGCACGCGCTATCTGGATGAGGACATTATGGATCTCATCAAGGAACAGGCGATGAAAGTGCCGTTTTTGCGCGAACTGTTGCGTAATGACTGGATTTACATCCGCAACAATATCCGCGTGGATGATTTGGGGCCAGTGCTCTCCTTCGTCGGCAAGCTGGGCAACCCGGAGTTGGGCGGCGTCCCACTGGATGATTTTATCCAGCGTCAGGCGCAATACCGCGAAGCTGAAATTGCCGCCATGCGCGACGTGCCAGAATTCATCCGCAAAGCACAAACCATTTACGGCTATTCGCACTTCGTCAACGACGCAGGCGGCAGTTTGTGCGAATTGGAAGAGCCTTCCGTATTTGAAGTATTGGCGGAACAAACCCTGATTCTGTACATCAAGGTGACTACCAAGGATGAGGAGCAGAAACTCATCGACCGCGCCCGCAGCGACCCGAAACCCTTGTATTACCGCCCCAATTTCCTGCGCGAACATCTGGCGGTTTACTTGCAGGAAACGGGTTTGCAATACGCCGCTGAAATGGTGCCAGACGACTTTACCCGCTGGGTATTTCCGCGCCTGTTCCATTCCCGTTTGCCGCGTTACGAAGCCATTGCCCGCGACTACGGCTACACCGTCACGTCAGAGGAAGCCGCGCAAGTCCGCAGCGAAGATGATTTCAATGCATTGATCGAAATGGCGATTGCACGCCATACGTAA
- the metG gene encoding methionine--tRNA ligase — MQPRKILITSALPYANGPIHIGHMVEYIQTDIWARFQRLRGNECHYVCADDTHGTPIMLRAQQEGITPEQLIARSSEEHQRDFAGFNVAFDNYYTTHSDENRHFAEFIYKAAREKGHIEKRTIRQAYDAQAQMFLPDRFIKGECPRCGAADQYGDNCEACGATYSPTDLKNAVSAISGTKPIEKETEHYFFKLGHFEAFLREFLASGAVQKEIANKQMEWFESDQGLSDWDVSRDAPYWGFKIPDTDDKYFYVWLDAPIGYLASFKNLCERTGLDFDAYWKPDSTAEVHHFIGKDIAYFHTLFWPALLHGADFRTPTAVHCHGFLTVNGAKMSKSRGTFIQAESYLKHLNPEWLRYYFASKLSSGVDDIDLNLEDFIARVNSDLVGKVVNIASRCAGFINKRFANTLSATLPDPALYQAFSDASEHIAELYENRRYNQAMREIMALADKANQYVDEQKPWVLAKDPERLADVQTVCTQGINMFRAIVTYLKPVLPQLAADTESFLNAGELNWNSAKKPLLNHEIGTFKALMTRVESIMVEAMLEDNRQAMPAPAAAPTITGALADAPISPMIEYDDFAKIDLRIAKIVKAEHVNGADKLVQLTLDLGGETRNVFAGIKSAYDPTDLEGRLTVMVANLAPRKMRFGMSEGMVLAAGPGGSDLFILTPDNGAEPGMRVK, encoded by the coding sequence ATGCAGCCAAGAAAAATCCTCATTACCAGCGCCCTCCCCTATGCCAATGGCCCGATCCACATTGGCCACATGGTCGAATACATCCAGACTGATATTTGGGCACGTTTTCAACGCTTACGCGGCAACGAATGCCATTATGTGTGCGCTGATGATACCCACGGCACCCCCATCATGTTGCGTGCCCAGCAAGAAGGCATCACCCCCGAACAACTGATTGCCCGTAGCAGCGAAGAACACCAACGTGACTTTGCGGGTTTCAATGTCGCCTTCGATAACTACTACACCACGCACTCTGATGAAAACCGTCACTTTGCGGAATTCATCTATAAAGCGGCACGTGAAAAAGGGCATATCGAAAAGCGCACGATCCGTCAGGCTTACGATGCGCAGGCACAAATGTTCCTGCCCGACCGTTTTATCAAAGGTGAATGCCCTCGCTGTGGCGCGGCTGACCAATACGGTGACAATTGCGAAGCCTGTGGGGCAACCTATTCCCCCACAGATTTGAAAAACGCGGTTTCCGCCATTTCCGGCACCAAGCCCATCGAGAAAGAAACCGAACACTATTTCTTCAAGCTCGGGCATTTTGAAGCCTTTCTGCGCGAGTTTCTCGCCAGCGGTGCGGTGCAAAAGGAAATTGCCAACAAGCAAATGGAATGGTTCGAGTCTGATCAAGGTTTGAGCGACTGGGATGTGTCCCGTGATGCACCTTACTGGGGGTTCAAAATCCCCGATACTGACGACAAATATTTCTACGTGTGGTTGGATGCACCCATCGGTTATCTGGCGAGTTTCAAAAACCTGTGTGAGCGCACTGGGCTGGATTTTGATGCCTACTGGAAGCCCGATTCCACGGCTGAAGTTCACCACTTTATCGGCAAGGACATCGCCTACTTCCATACCCTATTCTGGCCTGCCTTATTGCATGGCGCGGATTTCCGCACACCGACGGCGGTACATTGCCACGGCTTCCTGACCGTCAATGGCGCAAAAATGTCCAAGTCACGCGGCACGTTCATTCAGGCTGAAAGCTACCTCAAACACCTCAACCCGGAATGGTTACGTTATTACTTCGCCAGCAAACTCAGCAGCGGCGTGGATGACATCGACCTGAATCTGGAAGATTTCATTGCACGGGTCAACAGCGACTTGGTGGGTAAAGTTGTCAATATTGCCTCGCGGTGTGCAGGTTTCATCAATAAGCGTTTTGCCAATACGCTGTCAGCCACCTTGCCAGACCCCGCTTTGTATCAAGCATTTAGCGATGCATCCGAACACATTGCCGAACTCTACGAAAATCGCCGCTACAATCAAGCAATGCGTGAAATCATGGCGTTAGCAGACAAAGCCAACCAATACGTTGACGAACAAAAGCCGTGGGTATTAGCCAAAGACCCGGAACGCCTAGCAGACGTGCAAACCGTTTGCACCCAAGGCATCAACATGTTCCGTGCCATTGTCACCTACCTAAAACCGGTATTGCCACAACTGGCAGCAGACACCGAAAGTTTCCTGAATGCCGGAGAATTAAACTGGAACAGTGCCAAGAAACCACTGTTAAACCACGAAATTGGCACCTTCAAAGCCTTGATGACTCGTGTTGAAAGCATCATGGTAGAAGCCATGCTTGAAGATAATCGTCAAGCTATGCCAGCACCTGCCGCAGCACCAACCATCACGGGTGCATTGGCCGACGCCCCCATCAGCCCAATGATTGAATACGATGATTTCGCCAAAATTGACCTACGAATTGCTAAAATTGTGAAAGCAGAGCACGTCAACGGTGCAGACAAACTGGTACAATTGACCCTTGATCTGGGCGGAGAAACCCGCAATGTCTTTGCCGGAATAAAATCAGCCTACGATCCCACTGATCTGGAAGGGCGCTTGACTGTCATGGTTGCCAATCTTGCACCACGCAAAATGCGTTTTGGGATGTCGGAAGGCATGGTATTGGCAGCAGGCCCCGGCGGTAGCGATCTGTTCATCCTGACGCCAGATAACGGTGCTGAGCCGGGAATGCGCGTAAAATAA
- a CDS encoding Lcl domain-containing protein, with protein sequence MNMNSVSVHTSNKTLIAKQGHLLLAGIVMSSLLSACGGSSGPSAEELAVQSAAAAQIIADKAAAQAAADKAAAQAAADKAAAQAAADKAAAQAVADRQAALVAARQQISVAVSDVDTEAKAAQSASSAASVLAVQAGQQASGYDEVAASLASTNASAAQAKTEAERAVAQKEIVAKAKADAESAQDLEAMADSEKQAQDAVATAKKARLAAEEALASTRTAAQKVADEVVVAQASRRYTKLDAGGNALPSSATSWSCVQDKTTGYVWEEKTNDSGLRDKDWRYRHMHNYGGYGGIKDTNGQTLCQGLGACDAYSYMYAVNGTGLCGRNTWRIPLPKELGTIAQINSGSTPPHIDTNFFPETANIPTKGAYCTENVDGAEHNYQGVDFGLPILYSSFPNESPANVLGVSILVPLRFYGEIQDGLLDNPGNASNWICYTRLMSSN encoded by the coding sequence ATGAATATGAACAGTGTCAGCGTTCATACCTCCAATAAAACCTTGATTGCAAAACAAGGCCACCTGTTGTTGGCAGGCATCGTTATGTCCTCACTCCTGAGCGCTTGTGGCGGCAGCAGTGGCCCATCAGCAGAAGAGCTGGCTGTCCAATCTGCCGCTGCGGCTCAAATCATCGCAGATAAAGCGGCAGCCCAAGCGGCGGCAGATAAAGCGGCTGCTCAAGCGGCGGCAGATAAAGCGGCAGCCCAGGCGGCGGCAGACAAAGCGGCAGCCCAAGCGGTGGCTGATCGTCAAGCAGCTCTTGTAGCTGCTCGCCAACAGATTAGCGTTGCAGTTAGCGATGTTGATACAGAAGCAAAAGCTGCACAAAGTGCCAGCAGTGCAGCGAGCGTTCTAGCGGTACAGGCTGGGCAACAAGCGTCCGGGTATGATGAAGTGGCGGCATCACTGGCAAGCACTAACGCCTCTGCGGCACAAGCGAAAACGGAAGCAGAACGCGCTGTAGCCCAAAAAGAAATCGTCGCCAAGGCAAAAGCAGATGCTGAGAGTGCACAGGATCTTGAAGCAATGGCTGATTCTGAGAAACAGGCGCAAGACGCCGTAGCGACTGCGAAGAAAGCACGGTTAGCGGCTGAAGAGGCGTTAGCCTCTACCCGCACGGCGGCTCAGAAAGTTGCTGATGAAGTGGTGGTTGCCCAAGCATCTAGACGTTACACCAAGCTGGACGCGGGTGGAAATGCGCTGCCATCCTCGGCGACCTCTTGGTCATGCGTACAAGATAAAACAACGGGTTATGTCTGGGAAGAAAAAACCAATGATAGCGGTTTACGTGATAAAGACTGGCGTTACCGCCACATGCATAACTACGGTGGTTATGGTGGCATTAAAGATACCAATGGTCAGACCTTGTGTCAGGGATTAGGGGCATGTGATGCTTATTCTTATATGTATGCGGTTAACGGCACGGGTCTGTGTGGCCGGAATACTTGGCGAATTCCCCTTCCGAAAGAGTTAGGAACCATTGCCCAGATTAATTCAGGTTCAACGCCACCCCATATTGACACAAATTTCTTCCCGGAAACTGCCAATATTCCTACCAAAGGGGCGTATTGCACTGAGAACGTCGATGGTGCTGAACATAATTATCAGGGCGTTGATTTTGGGTTGCCGATTCTCTATAGCTCATTCCCGAATGAATCGCCTGCTAACGTTCTCGGGGTGAGTATCCTTGTGCCTTTACGGTTCTACGGCGAAATTCAAGATGGCTTGCTTGATAACCCAGGCAATGCCTCCAACTGGATTTGCTATACCCGTTTGATGAGCAGCAATTAA
- the metA gene encoding homoserine O-succinyltransferase MetA, with amino-acid sequence MPLVAHTALPTFERLRQEGQTVLSEDYAFNQDIRELHIGFLNMMPDAALAATERQFFRLVGESNLIAQFHIHPFTLDSLPRSDKAQAYIDQHYEKFEDLRKQGLDALIITGANPSAAHLEDEPFWEGLCEVAAWAMENVTSTLCSCLASHALVQHLWGIRRRSLGFKRWGVYSHAVTMPEHPLVNDLNTRFDVPHSRFNQIDRAQLEAVGVQVLVESDEAGVHMAVSPDLFRMIFLQGHPEYDQVSLLKEYRRETMRWFEGARDDYPPFPENYLRPKAKAILNEYRLTQRLAKRQGKPLPDFPEALLLPMLHNTWRDTAKVFYSNWIGKVYQITNNDRSKPFMEGVDLNDPLGLRKQLEMG; translated from the coding sequence ATGCCATTAGTCGCACATACCGCGCTGCCAACGTTTGAACGCTTGCGCCAGGAAGGCCAGACTGTTCTGAGTGAAGATTACGCTTTCAATCAGGACATCCGCGAACTGCATATCGGTTTTTTGAACATGATGCCGGATGCAGCGTTGGCAGCCACAGAACGCCAGTTTTTCCGGCTGGTGGGCGAATCTAACCTGATTGCGCAATTCCACATCCACCCGTTTACGCTGGATAGCTTGCCGCGCAGTGACAAGGCGCAAGCCTACATTGACCAGCACTACGAAAAATTTGAAGATTTGCGGAAACAAGGGCTGGATGCGTTGATTATTACCGGCGCAAACCCGTCAGCGGCGCATCTGGAGGACGAGCCGTTCTGGGAAGGGCTGTGCGAAGTGGCGGCATGGGCGATGGAAAATGTCACGTCCACGCTGTGTTCCTGCCTCGCCAGCCATGCACTGGTGCAGCATTTGTGGGGAATTCGGCGTCGCTCCTTGGGTTTCAAACGCTGGGGCGTTTACAGCCATGCGGTAACGATGCCAGAACATCCGCTGGTTAACGACCTCAATACCCGTTTCGATGTGCCGCATTCACGTTTCAACCAAATCGACCGGGCGCAACTGGAAGCCGTCGGGGTGCAAGTGCTGGTGGAAAGCGATGAAGCAGGCGTACACATGGCCGTCAGCCCCGATTTGTTCCGCATGATTTTCCTGCAAGGCCACCCGGAATACGATCAGGTCAGCTTGTTGAAGGAATACCGCCGTGAAACCATGCGTTGGTTTGAGGGGGCGCGAGACGATTACCCGCCGTTCCCGGAAAACTACTTGCGCCCCAAGGCCAAGGCTATCCTCAACGAATACCGGCTGACACAGCGTCTTGCTAAACGTCAGGGCAAGCCTTTACCGGATTTCCCGGAAGCCTTGTTGTTACCGATGTTGCACAATACTTGGCGTGACACCGCCAAAGTGTTTTACAGCAACTGGATCGGTAAGGTTTACCAGATCACTAATAACGACCGTAGCAAACCCTTCATGGAAGGGGTTGACCTCAACGACCCGCTGGGGCTGCGTAAACAACTGGAGATGGGCTAG
- a CDS encoding DUF349 domain-containing protein, with translation MLGKFFKPKWQHNDANVRLKSLSSLASDSVELIRIAQSDPDSNVRMEAITRLSHLPTLVQLGHTSGSIGERSRQRVIGLAASDHHHDHLLTDVFHWLQNPALLRSIARDSLRGIKLRHQAIAKLDDQELLFSIASNDTFKEIQYVAAKQITDLEKLKTLEKAHGKSNKRLRQLLKERLETEQRIQQQQAAINDLCAETENLANTGAWEQDKTRAKVLEQRWQKLATQPSPEQQARFQQALEHFRQQLSGWETEQAQRTQQLAAQAEAQARLQSEATQQAEQAAQAARERLEHEQQAQAEARQRQQQQKVQQEEKLQKLHDTLKTLEAHLDAEQYSEAIDAHKALTADLKDAPELPGKDLAFFQRRLHAFAPMLRELQDWRRWGTDQVRKQLIETAEHLRTDDEIAPQERAKKIHSLREEWRKLSQMEPGQQRALWQAFDANATAAYEPSKQYFVEQAQQRETHLQQRHDICDKLEALHSATDWGNVDWRSLQADVNQLRKQWKDAGTVSHKDWKNINERFNAAMDSLEAHFKAERSRNWQERTQLVEQAQALLEHPNTAQAVEQAKALQTQWLITLTSRPSDEQRLWKQFREPMDTLFARARDERQQQQQERNAQLAEEARQAAEQHQRELERQQQKVVELEALAAQSLEHKQAETSADAQIANRTAGELLCLQLEILLGLETPPDFQQARLKYQVAQLSETMRSRKDAYEPSSHALPLLKQWYALGGMPAAALASQTARIEKVKEALPQAQQ, from the coding sequence ATGTTAGGGAAGTTTTTCAAACCAAAATGGCAACATAATGATGCCAACGTCCGCCTGAAGTCACTATCCAGTCTGGCGAGTGATAGTGTAGAACTGATTAGGATTGCCCAAAGCGATCCTGACAGCAATGTGCGCATGGAAGCGATTACCCGCCTATCGCACCTGCCCACGCTGGTGCAACTAGGGCATACCTCCGGTTCCATCGGCGAACGTTCCCGGCAGCGCGTGATTGGTTTGGCAGCAAGCGACCATCACCATGACCACTTGTTGACGGATGTGTTTCATTGGCTGCAAAATCCGGCGCTGCTACGTAGCATTGCCCGCGACTCCCTGCGTGGCATTAAGCTACGCCATCAGGCCATCGCCAAACTGGATGATCAGGAGTTACTGTTTAGTATTGCCAGCAATGACACCTTCAAAGAAATCCAGTACGTCGCCGCTAAACAAATCACCGATCTGGAAAAACTCAAAACCCTTGAGAAAGCCCACGGCAAGAGCAACAAACGCCTGCGTCAGCTACTGAAGGAACGTCTCGAAACCGAACAGCGTATTCAACAGCAGCAAGCCGCCATCAACGACCTCTGTGCCGAAACCGAAAACCTCGCCAATACAGGTGCATGGGAACAAGACAAGACCCGTGCCAAAGTACTGGAACAACGCTGGCAAAAACTGGCTACCCAGCCATCCCCCGAGCAGCAGGCACGTTTCCAGCAAGCACTGGAACACTTCCGGCAACAATTGAGTGGCTGGGAAACCGAACAGGCACAACGCACCCAGCAACTTGCTGCCCAAGCTGAAGCACAAGCCCGCTTACAATCCGAAGCCACCCAACAAGCAGAACAAGCCGCCCAAGCTGCCCGCGAACGGCTGGAACATGAACAACAAGCGCAAGCTGAAGCACGTCAACGCCAGCAGCAACAAAAAGTCCAACAGGAAGAAAAGCTCCAAAAGTTGCATGACACCCTGAAAACACTGGAAGCGCACCTCGATGCCGAGCAATACAGCGAAGCCATCGACGCACACAAAGCCCTCACCGCAGACCTCAAGGATGCCCCGGAATTACCGGGCAAAGACCTCGCTTTTTTCCAACGGCGGCTGCACGCTTTCGCTCCCATGTTGCGCGAACTGCAAGACTGGCGGCGCTGGGGAACCGATCAGGTACGTAAACAACTGATCGAAACAGCAGAACACTTACGCACCGACGATGAAATCGCCCCACAGGAACGCGCCAAAAAAATCCACTCCCTGCGTGAAGAATGGCGCAAATTGTCACAGATGGAACCGGGGCAACAACGCGCCTTGTGGCAAGCCTTCGATGCCAACGCCACCGCTGCTTACGAACCCAGCAAACAATACTTCGTCGAGCAAGCCCAGCAGCGTGAAACTCACCTGCAACAACGCCACGACATTTGTGACAAGCTCGAAGCACTCCATAGCGCGACCGATTGGGGAAATGTCGACTGGCGCAGCCTGCAAGCAGACGTCAACCAGCTTCGCAAGCAGTGGAAAGATGCCGGAACCGTCAGCCACAAAGACTGGAAAAACATCAACGAACGCTTCAACGCCGCGATGGATTCACTGGAAGCCCACTTCAAGGCTGAACGTAGCCGCAACTGGCAGGAACGCACCCAACTCGTCGAACAAGCTCAAGCCTTGCTGGAGCACCCCAATACCGCGCAAGCAGTCGAGCAAGCCAAGGCACTGCAAACTCAGTGGCTCATTACCCTGACATCGCGCCCCTCAGACGAGCAGCGCCTGTGGAAGCAATTCCGCGAACCGATGGATACCCTGTTTGCCCGCGCCCGTGACGAGCGCCAGCAACAACAGCAGGAACGCAACGCCCAGCTTGCCGAAGAAGCCCGCCAGGCAGCCGAGCAACACCAACGTGAACTGGAACGCCAGCAACAGAAAGTAGTGGAACTTGAAGCGCTCGCCGCACAATCTCTCGAACACAAGCAGGCGGAAACCAGTGCTGATGCACAAATTGCCAACCGCACGGCGGGCGAATTACTGTGCCTGCAACTGGAAATCCTGCTGGGTCTGGAAACGCCCCCGGACTTCCAACAAGCTCGCCTCAAATATCAAGTCGCACAACTCTCGGAAACCATGCGCAGCCGTAAAGACGCCTATGAACCAAGTTCACACGCGCTGCCGTTATTGAAACAATGGTATGCACTGGGTGGAATGCCCGCTGCCGCACTGGCAAGCCAGACGGCACGGATCGAAAAGGTTAAGGAAGCGCTTCCTCAGGCTCAGCAATAA
- a CDS encoding DUF1501 domain-containing protein codes for MAALLPWLSALPAEVLAATPRPQQRILVLVKLAGGNDGLNTLVPYTDPLYYQARPTLGIPKHQVLDIGESYGLNPYLKALKPWWDKGNMAWVQGVGYPQGSLSHFRSLDIWETAVDASNYSDTGWLGSLLPGCKPGLHGIAIGDSAVPITGKNCNTIAMQSPQSFLSQISLLEDIQPVTTNPVLAHLTNVHHQLYAAGEQLSKKLQHPAALGVNFSSSGFGRELESVAKMILTGVDATVYMVTLDGFDTHSNQAGVQSNLLYQLAGGLDSFAQAMQRGGRWNDVMLMTYSEFGRRVQENNAKGTDHGTASVQLVMGGKVRGGIYGDKPDLSHLDGEGNLSHSVDFRKVYGTVAQQWLKQASPWKPFGTLPFV; via the coding sequence ATGGCAGCATTGCTGCCGTGGCTGAGTGCGTTGCCTGCTGAAGTGCTGGCGGCTACTCCCCGCCCACAGCAGCGCATTTTAGTGTTGGTGAAACTAGCGGGTGGTAATGATGGCTTGAATACGCTAGTTCCTTACACTGACCCCTTGTATTACCAAGCCCGTCCTACACTAGGCATCCCTAAACATCAGGTGCTGGATATTGGCGAGAGCTATGGCTTGAACCCTTACCTTAAGGCGCTCAAACCGTGGTGGGATAAAGGCAATATGGCTTGGGTGCAAGGTGTGGGTTATCCGCAGGGAAGTCTGTCGCATTTCCGTTCGCTTGATATTTGGGAAACCGCTGTTGATGCCAGCAACTATTCGGATACTGGTTGGTTAGGGTCATTGCTACCGGGGTGCAAGCCGGGTTTACATGGCATTGCTATCGGTGATAGTGCTGTGCCGATAACGGGGAAAAATTGCAATACTATTGCGATGCAAAGCCCGCAGAGTTTTCTTAGCCAGATCAGTCTTTTGGAAGACATTCAGCCCGTCACGACGAATCCCGTGTTGGCACATTTGACCAATGTACACCACCAGTTGTATGCCGCCGGGGAGCAGTTGAGTAAAAAACTACAGCATCCCGCAGCATTAGGGGTTAATTTTTCCAGCAGTGGTTTTGGACGTGAGTTGGAATCAGTGGCAAAAATGATTCTCACGGGGGTGGATGCCACCGTGTACATGGTCACATTGGATGGTTTTGATACCCACAGCAATCAGGCGGGCGTGCAAAGTAATTTGTTATACCAACTGGCAGGCGGGCTGGATTCCTTTGCGCAAGCGATGCAACGCGGTGGACGCTGGAATGATGTCATGCTGATGACGTATTCGGAATTCGGGCGACGGGTACAGGAAAACAATGCTAAAGGCACTGACCACGGCACGGCTTCCGTACAACTGGTGATGGGCGGCAAGGTACGTGGCGGCATTTACGGCGATAAACCTGATCTGAGTCATCTGGATGGGGAGGGTAATTTGTCGCACAGTGTCGACTTCCGTAAGGTTTATGGCACGGTTGCCCAGCAGTGGCTGAAGCAGGCCAGCCCGTGGAAGCCATTTGGTACACTGCCGTTTGTTTAA